The Clostridia bacterium DNA segment TATTACCTCATAAGCAATATGGTCATATCCTATATTCGATGCAATCCGATAAATAACCAAAATAACCGCAAGGTAACTCATTGCCAATGTCAAAGGATAGCGTTTCCAAGTGTCAATGAATACATCGCCTAGCCTCTCGAAATTATCCTTGCTAAAAATATCCTTTATCTTCATAATTTGATCCCCCTAGGCGCATTGTACAATATACTCACTGCAAGCTCAAGAAATTCTCCTTGGAAATTCCAGTGGCAAATAAACCATTGGAATATTTCGTCGTCTAGATATGGCTTGCAATTCATCTAGTGCATAGTGCCGAATCAGCTCTGCATCCTGACCAGAGCAAACCAATTGTTTTGCCAAAAAAACAACGAAGGACCTCTTCCAGTTTGTATCGATTGGGCGGTAGGTTAACAGAAAAGCCAACAAGCGACCGGCATCTTCTTCCTTTTTTCCTAGGCATGACTCTTCATAGTCTACGAAGCGGATGAAACCAGTTTTCTCATCTAGTATAAAATTGCGTAAATTCATATCTCCCAAGCGGTAACCCGGAGCTAGATCATAAAGTCGCTGAAGTGTATTTTTTATTTGGCTTGCTAATTTTTCAACACCTGCCCCGCTTTTTTCTAATTCAATGTATAGATCTAATAGGTTGCTTCCGGGGATATATTCCATGAGCAGAGCGCCATCCGATTCTTCCAATACTTGCGGACTAGCGGTAGAAAACCTATGCAGATTTTCTTTTTCATTTACTAAAGATTCCTTACTCTGAAATATCTTCAACACTTTTTTCTTCTTGTCCGTATCAAGAACCAAGTACACCTGGTTTTTAATGGAAAAAAACGCCTGGCATACAATTAGTTCTCTCCCATCAAACCCTAGTTGGTCCTTGGTCATTGAACATCATCTCCATTTAGGACAACTTCAATTTTACCATTTTTCCTGTAGCCATCTAATTCACTTACTGAAGAAAGTACAGAATTTCGCACGATACGTTGCACAAAAGGTACCATTTCAATTTCTTGACCATCTACATAAAGACGAACTGCTTTCTTGTCTAAAATGCATTCACCTCTTTTGGCTTCTCCCCTATTAATAGCAGCAAGTAAGCCACGGCAGCCGCCGTGTCCACAAGCATCGCAACAATCTTCAGGGAAGTCCGGTAATTTTTCTACAATTTTTTCCTCTATGAAATCCACCAACTTCTCAAGGTCCTGTTCTACATTAAATACCGGCAGTCCCCGGTACTCAGTCATGGTGTTGCCCAAGCGTCCAGCAAGTGCAATTACCGAATCATCTAAACGTTCATCCACTTCTTGGGTACTGTGGGCACAGATTATTTTCTGCACATTTGCATCTGTCACACCCTCACAGATTAAATAATCACTGTCATACATGCGGAATATTTTTTCCATTGGAAGTTTTCCATTGTACAGCACATCTGTTTCAAAAAATCCCCGAGCTGTTACGATTTCTGCACCAGCTTTTTTGTGTCTATCCGTATTGCTTCCTTCTAAATCTATTTTGAATTCTTCAAAATGAATCTCTTTTACAGAGTCCACTCGGTAGCGACGTTTCGTCAGTTCTCGTATTATTCCTTCGACCGTTGTGGTCTTACCGGACTGGGTTACCCCAAATATGGATAAGATTTTCATATATTATTCTCCTTACAACCAATACACCACCAACAACAAAACGGTTCCTATGAGGCTTGTCGACATCCAAATATAGTCTTTTCGAGCAAAGAGTAAGCGCTTAAAACTGCTTCGTTCCAACCTAGCTCTAAAGCCTTTGGTTTCCATAGACAATGAGATAGCCTCTGCCTTTTTCACTGTACCCACAAGGACAGGTAAAAGCAGATGGCCATACGTTTCCATTCTTCGACGCCATGGTATGTGATTTAACTCTATTCCTCTTAATTGTACTGCAACCAAGGTGTCTTTCAGTTCTTGTCCTAGAATCGGCAAAAATCTGACACCAAGAGAAACCATGAAGGCCAATTCATACGGTATCTTAGCCTGAATCAATCCTTGGACCATCTCTCGTTGATCTGCTGTTGCTACAATAGTAGCAGACACTAGCACAATGGCCATACGAAGCAAAAACTCAAGCCCCCGCATAAGCCCGCCCACCGTAATGAGGGTAATGCTGTTGAATTTAAGCAAAACCTCACCCTGACCATTGAATACGCTCTGCATAATCGCAATCAAGATAAGCATCCACAGTAGTTTCCTAAGTCTATAGGCTGCTTGCCGGATGGCAGAGCCAAAATGTTTACTCAGTATTATGCTAATGATAAAAATCAGGCTGAGCAGAAAGACGTCTTTCACAATTACACCTAAGGTGCTGAGGCAAAGAACTACTACCAGCTTGGTACGGGGATCATATCGTCTCATCTTTGATTCCCTTCTGTCCTAGTCTCAGGCAACGGTCCGCATAGGTTGTTACAAATTTCTGGTCATGACCAATCATGAGAACACCTACACCCCGGGCTTTAAGACGTATAAGCAACTCGCCTAAATTTTTCTTTCGTTCCGGGTCTAATGCCGTAGTCGGTTCATCTAGAACCAAGTATTTTGCACCATTGAGCAAAATGCCGGCCAATGCCACCCTCTGTTTTTCACCTTGGCTAAGTAGATATGGCGCCCGATTGTGCAGATGCGCAACATCTAGCTCTTCTAAAATAGGCTGTACTTGTTTTTCTATATCATCCTCAGAAATTCCTCTTATGCGCAAAGGAAAGGCTAAATCATCGTAGACACTAGTTCCGAATAGCTGTCTTGAAGGATCCTGAAATAAATATCCTACCCGTTTAGCAATACTTGCCAATGAGTATCTAGCTATGTCTTTATCTTCTAGCAGAATACGACCCGCATCTGGTTGCAGGATTCCCAGCAATAACTTTCCAAGCGTGGTCTTTCCTGAACCATTGTCTCCCATTAGAACTGTAAACTGATTGCGCGCAAGTTGAAAACTAATATTTTCAAGTAACGGACCACTCGTAAAATTCTCGTATCTGCCTGTTTTTTTAGGATAGGAGAAGGCAATATTTTCAACCCGATATACGGTTTCATTTTCTACGATTTGCATATCCTGGTACTCCTTCACTACAAACTATCCCACTTTTGGTAACACGAAGAATTTGGTCAACCATACTTTTATCCTCTAAATCATGGTCAACTAGAAGCAAAGTATTTCCTTCCTCTCGCAATTTTGCTATCAGTTCTCTTATTCGCTTTGTAGAAGATCCATCTAACTGAGACATAACCTCATCAAGAATTAAGACCTCTGGTGC contains these protein-coding regions:
- a CDS encoding molybdopterin-guanine dinucleotide biosynthesis protein MobB yields the protein MKILSIFGVTQSGKTTTVEGIIRELTKRRYRVDSVKEIHFEEFKIDLEGSNTDRHKKAGAEIVTARGFFETDVLYNGKLPMEKIFRMYDSDYLICEGVTDANVQKIICAHSTQEVDERLDDSVIALAGRLGNTMTEYRGLPVFNVEQDLEKLVDFIEEKIVEKLPDFPEDCCDACGHGGCRGLLAAINRGEAKRGECILDKKAVRLYVDGQEIEMVPFVQRIVRNSVLSSVSELDGYRKNGKIEVVLNGDDVQ
- a CDS encoding energy-coupling factor transporter transmembrane protein EcfT — protein: MRRYDPRTKLVVVLCLSTLGVIVKDVFLLSLIFIISIILSKHFGSAIRQAAYRLRKLLWMLILIAIMQSVFNGQGEVLLKFNSITLITVGGLMRGLEFLLRMAIVLVSATIVATADQREMVQGLIQAKIPYELAFMVSLGVRFLPILGQELKDTLVAVQLRGIELNHIPWRRRMETYGHLLLPVLVGTVKKAEAISLSMETKGFRARLERSSFKRLLFARKDYIWMSTSLIGTVLLLVVYWL
- a CDS encoding ABC transporter ATP-binding protein: MQIVENETVYRVENIAFSYPKKTGRYENFTSGPLLENISFQLARNQFTVLMGDNGSGKTTLGKLLLGILQPDAGRILLEDKDIARYSLASIAKRVGYLFQDPSRQLFGTSVYDDLAFPLRIRGISEDDIEKQVQPILEELDVAHLHNRAPYLLSQGEKQRVALAGILLNGAKYLVLDEPTTALDPERKKNLGELLIRLKARGVGVLMIGHDQKFVTTYADRCLRLGQKGIKDETI